One Clavelina lepadiformis chromosome 1, kaClaLepa1.1, whole genome shotgun sequence genomic region harbors:
- the LOC143469850 gene encoding uncharacterized protein LOC143469850 encodes MSMSSLEFLTEESCSEDEEENHSKENYADETDSDAKSAVCSSSRQSIENCKWEAELDAPSANKHEAIDNFHITDTICHEALQEALDVNNELNEIEDILPFNLLQARNNDVYKTDSTHDDECKEVVIEESMSVSSLVLVKEESCSEAEQECTNSEEHDITEGLPTRIDEHCRQSIIKGLEIFANEDLPDDLVEELLENSSKLLKFCYERGVNIQSQASEQAAKPSTEEIVDESSHHYQEPCQESNTLNTATSNQDVVQMDDNAEEYDQFHPSENLIDENGYEEDFEVSDIESDDVNSNSAMNMSTINFLTEESLGEDEEGLPCFEDVDMSEEVPELNDEARMEVPKPPINRKNQDERTCSNKRFDRRYKKLKSDTSTKHPHPPANLVQSVNEEATKSHEIEVCVENQSVNSVGMLPPLNKAPQLCDEAIQEAFDFDYNVGRFKTPSSCQRISELNDESGKDNENEKHLQTTTCSLNSFPEDQKTDKIQSPKKEFLECSDECHEETIPKVCLSETCSTSGLNVINTSNEKCIKNVEPLNVAKNSSDEAVKTEINDSENDISATHMLKKLSPIEATNNSDVKMDDNAKECDQSYPSDESVDVNGYEEEDFETSDIERDSLISNSSKNMSPINFIAKGSCSEDKEGSTCFENVEMFQEVSKVCDERLIEEHYKNENIPTECIKEMRPECNLISNDHTENRNDCLTNLNHNQLPHNLHDRISTEVNQSDSDCEEDNREDSMSSLVFLTEESSNEAEEECASHSEHDTHPSEVTEGIRREQLIKGLENLNYDNIPKKYVDEILKAENLANVCNVNQSDNGVESTHQMEQNIKKLIESSKQYNPSEMTNKMCKEGFTEVSEYDMDEFDECASGTSMSSRNNDKEKGKIDERNITKTCINENLSASKETDKIMDSNKTTYTTTIKSKSEEILVTDDNSSTDEDEGEELMSMSSLEFLTEESCSEPEEETNAKEENDAHKKSTTEESCSKPEEVCTYFDKPYAKPPPNIESRCREALMRGLEQFADEDLPEGFVNEILSRPGDLFKFWQDGKANNHVSSEESHVKLQKHEQLSKTEKLTKCLNKERTSSNSDDIQSSAYLTASSSDHPSVEDCSWEAELDAPSINKHQLAENCHITDTICNEALQEALDVNNELNEIDDLLPFNLSHPRNNAVYETDKDKIDVDKCKEVVSEESISISSLGLLKKESCSESEKERTNSEEHGITEENPTSVEEHCKKSLMKGLEIFANEDLPDDLVEELLGNPSKLLKFCYERGVNNQSQASDQAAKPCTEEMVDHIDNRYQEPCQDSNNLNNAASNQDAIKMDDSAEDYDQFYPSDESVDENGYAEEDFEVSDIESDDVISNSSMNMSPINFLTEESCSEKEEGSTCCEVVHMFEEVSEVCDETFIEEHQNNEGRFPEGCFNEMRPECNMISNDRTENKNDWFSKSDQSQTPHNLQDAINIVEMEVNQSELKYEYAVNKDLMSSLVLTTAERREAEEKGISHDEHDTESDNGVGSILVLEQNVQEVKQESSHQFKPSEFTKKICEKTLTEVYEYNMNEFDECASDTSMSSRNNDKEKGKSVENNIAENCIGEKLSALKETDKIMDSNKTTKKLEEVLVTDDNTSTDEDECEESMSMSSLEFLTEESCSEAEEETKANEENDAHEKSTTKESQPEEEYTYFDEPYAKPPPNIESRCREALMRGLEQFATEDLPVGFVDEILSRPGDLFSFWQDLKANNQSCEQSSSQESLGNGSCRNEKVKLQKYEKMNKTEKLNCLNKDGTSSNSDDIQSSAHECGKCNWEAELDAPSTNKHQVTENYQKITDTICNEALQEALDVNTVLNEVDDLLPFNLSHPRNNAVYETDNDNTDGDKCEEEEVVSEESMSVSSHGLLKEESCGEAEEECTNYEEHDTNEEHPASVEEHCQHSLMKGLEIFANEDLPDDFVEELLRKPSELLKFCYDRGVNIQSQASDQAAKPCTEDNVNDIGHHYQESCQESNNLNNAASKQADVKMDDNVKEYDQFYPFDESVDENGYEEEDFDVSDIESDDVISNSSMNMSLINFLTEESCTEDEEGSTCCADVKISEEAYKAYEEALMEEHHNNENIPEECTKELRHECNMISIDRAENGNDCLTNSDQSQIPENSHEVIRKKVDMDENQSDPECEEDGSEDSMSSLVFLREETCSEAEEECASHDEHDSDANPSEITEKSRKEALIKERASTYSGNGSENDHDKIQEPDAKNQRISDQMSTSGGSIPDKYNFEKTLSPSKTVPDVTDENKTLQKEPKESGKILSVTENDLAVKACNMDEKSKPRTMSVPYMLKDNSEIDDGKFQSMKTIIDAALKEVGSNDSTVPFKRVCRRSGTESSISDGVSSQKENQFSKQSGLDCQTLSSDCGSGLSNYRQVFLEMRDKYEAQIMEQQRLLQVHQLMAKQLQLAFDEKKELLSIVKSLHERVGQLEMKITNK; translated from the exons ATGAGCATGAGCAGTCTTGAATTCCTCACTGAAGAAAGTTGCAGTGAGGATGAAGAAGAGAACcattcaaaagaaaattatgcAGATGAAACAGATTCAGATGCAAAG TCAGCAGTATGTTCATCTAGTCGTCAGtcaattgaaaattgtaaGTGGGAGGCAGAATTGGATGCTCCTAGTGCTAACAAACATGAAGCAATAGACAATTTTCATATCACTGATACTATTTGCCATGAAGCCTTGCAAGAAG CTTTAGATGTTAATAATGAACTGAATGAGATCGAAGATATACTTCCTTTCAATTTATTGCAAGCAAGAAATAACGATGTCTACAAGACAG ATAGCACTCATGATGATGAATGTAAAGAAGTAGTGATTGAAGAATCAATGAGCGTGAGCAGTCTTGTATTGGTCAAAGAAGAAAGTTGCAGTGAAGCAGAGCAAGAATGCACCAACTCTGAAGAGCATGACATAACAGAAGGG CTTCCAACAAGAATCGATGAGCATTGCAGACAATCTATAATTAAag GTTTGGAGATATTTGCTAATGAAGACCTTCCTGATGATTTAGTTGAAGAGCTTTTGGAAAACTCTTCAAAATTATTGAAGTTCTGCTATGAAAGAGGAGTAAATATTCAG TCACAAGCATCTGAACAAGCTGCAAAGCCCTCCACCGAAGAAATTGTTGATGAAAGTAGTCATCATTATCAAGAG CCATGCCAAGAATCTAATACTTTAAACACTGCCACTTCAAACCAAG ATGTTGTACAAATGGATGATAATGCTGAGGAATATGATCAATTCCATCCTTCTGAAAATTTGATTGATGAAAATGGATATGAAGAGG ATTTTGAGGTCAGTGATATAGAGAGTGATGATGTCAACAGTAACTCGGCAATGAACATGAGCACCATCAATTTTCTCACCGAAGAAAGCTTAGGAGAAGATGAGGAAGGATTACCTTGTTTTGAAGATGTTGACATGTCTGAAGAA gttCCGGAACTGAATGATGAAGCAAGGATGGAAG TGCCAAAACCACCAATTAATAGAAAGAACCAAGATGAAAGGACATGttcaaataaacgttttgataGAAGATATAAAAAGCTTAAGTCTGACACATCGACTAAACATCCCCATCCACCAGCAAAT CTTGTACAATCTGTAAATGAGGAAGCCACCAAAAGTCATGAAATTGAAGTTTGTGTAGAAAATCAATCTGTTAACTCAGTTGGGATGTTACCA CCTCTAAATAAGGCTCCGCAACTTTGTGATGAAGCAATACAAGAAG cttTTGACTTTGACTATAATGTAGGAAGATTTAAAACACCATCCTCTTGTCAAAGGATATCAGAACTAAATGATGAAAGTGGAAAAG ACAATGAAAATGAGAAACATTTGCAAACTACAACATGTTCTTTGAATTCATTTCCTGAAGACCAGAAAACAGATAAAATCCAGTCTCCAAAAAAAGAATTCCTTGAATGTTCAGACGAGTGTCATGAGGAAACTATTCCGAAAGTATGTTTAAGTGAAACTTGTTCAACATCTGGCTTAAATGTCATCAACACAAGCAATGAAAAATGCATAAAGAATGTTGAG cctCTAAATGTTGCTAAAAATAGCAGTGATGAAGCAGTAAAAACAg AGATCAACGATTCAGAGAATGATATATCAGCCACACACATGCTGAAAAAATTATCTCCTATTGAGGCTACAAATAACT CTGATGTAAAAATGGACGACAATGCCAAGGAATGTGATCAATCCTATCCTTCTGATGAATCAGTTGATGTAAATGGGTATGAAGAGGAAG ATTTTGAAACTAGTGATATAGAGAGAGATAGTCTTATCAGTAACTCGTCAAAGAATATGAGTCCCATCAATTTTATCGCCAAAGGAAGTTGCAGCGAAGATAAGGAAGgatcaacttgttttgaaaatgttgaaatgtttcaagAG GTTTCAAAGGTTTGTGATGAAAGATTGATAGAAG AACACTACAAAAATGAGAATATTCCAACAGAATGCATAAAAGAAATGAGACCAGAATGCAATTTGATCTCAAATGATCACACTGAAAACAGAAATGATTGTTTAACTAATTTAAATCATAATCAATTACCTCACAATTTGCATGATAGAATAAGTACGG AAGTAAATCAAAGTGACTCTGACTGTGAGGAAGATAACCGTGAAGACTCAATGAGTAGTCTTGTTTTTCTCACAGAGGAAAGTTCCAATGAAGCTGAAGAAGAATGTGCCAGTCATAGTGAGCATGATACAcat CCTTCAGAAGTTACTGAAGGAATTCGAAGAGAACAATTGATAAAAG GTTTAGAAAACTTAAACTATGACAATATACCCAAAAAATATGTCGATGAGATACTGAAAGCAGAAAATTTAGCGAATGTATGCAATGTAAATCAG AGTGATAATGGTGTTGAGAGCACACACCAGATGgagcaaaatataaaaaaactaaTTGAGTCTTCCAAACAGTATAAC CCATCTGAGATGACCAACAAAATGTGTAAAGAAGGATTTACGGAAG TATCTGAATATGACATGGATGAATTTGATGAATGTGCTTCTGGTACTTCAATGTCATCAAGAAACAATGACAAGGAGAAAG GTAAAATTGATGAAaggaacataactaaaacttGCATCAATGAAAATTTATCAGCTTCAAAGGAAACAGATAAAATAATGGACTCAAATAAAACTACCTATACAACTACTATAAAAAGTAAATCAGAAGAAATACTGGTTACAGATG ATAATTCAAGCACAGATGAGGATGAAGGTGAAGAATTAATGAGCATGAGCAGTCTTGAATTTCTCACAGAAGAAAGTTGCAGTGAACCAGAAGAAGAAACAAATGCAAAGGAAGAAAATGATGCACATAAAAAG tCAACTACAGAAGAAAGTTGTAGTAAACCAGAGGAAGTATGTACCTATTTTGATAAACCATATGCAAAA cCTCCACCAAACATTGAAAGTCGATGCAGAGAAGCACTGATGAGAG GTTTAGAACAGTTTGCTGATGAAGACCTTCCAGAGGGAtttgtaaatgaaatattaTCAAGACCTGGagatttatttaagttctgGCAGGATGGGAAGGCAAATAACCATGTTTCCTCCGAAGAATCACATG TGAAACTACAAAAACATGAACAATTGAGCAAAACagaaaagttaacaaaatgcttaaacaaagaaagaacTTCTTCGAACAGTGATGACATCCAATCATCTGCATAT TTAACGGCAAGTTCATCTGATCATCCATCAGTTGAAGATTGTAGCTGGGAGGCAGAATTGGATGCTCCTAGTATAAATAAACATCAACTAGCAGAAAATTGTCATATCACTGACACTATTTGCAATGAAGCTTTGCAAGAAG CTTTAGATGTTAATAATGAACTGAATGAAATCGATGATTTGCTTCCTTTCAATTTATCACACCCAAGAAATAATGCTGTCTACGAGACAG ATAAAGACAAAATTGATGTTGATAAATGTAAAGAAGTTGTGAGTGAAGAATCAATAAGCATCAGCAGTCTTGGATTGCTTAAAAAAGAAAGTTGCAGTGAATCAGAGAAAGAACGCACCAATTCTGAAGAACATGGCATAACTGAAGag AATCCAACAAGCGTTGAGGAGCATTGCAAAAAATCTTTAATGAAAG gtttggaaatatttgctAATGAAGACCTTCCTGATGATTTAGTGGAAGAGCTCTTGGGAAACCCTTCAAAATTATTGAAGTTTTGTTATGAAAGAGGAGTAAATAATCAG TCACAAGCATCTGACCAAGCTGCAAAGCCCTGCACTGAAGAGATGGTTGATCATATCGATAATCGTTACCAAGAG CCATGCCAAGACTCAAATAATTTGAACAATGCTGCTTCAAACCAAG ATGCTATAAAAATGGATGACAGTGCAGAGGATTATGATCAATTCTATCCTTCTGATGAATCAGTTGATGAAAATGGATATGCAGAGGAAG ATTTTGAAGTCAGTGATATAGAAAGCGATGATGTCATCAGTAACTCGTCAATGAACATGAGCCCCATCAATTTCCTCACTGAAGAAAGTTGCAGCGAAAAAGAGGAAGGATCAACTTGTTGTGAAGTTGTTCATATGTTTGAAGAA gttTCAGAAGTTTGTGATGAAACGTTTATCGAAG AACACCAAAACAATGAAGGTAGGTTTCCTGAAGGTTGCTTTAACGAAATGAGACCCGAATGCAATATGATCTCAAATGATCgcactgaaaacaaaaatgattgGTTCAGTAAATCAGATCAAAGCCAAACACCTCACAATTTGCAAGATGCAATTAATATAG TTGAAATGGAAGTAAACCAAAGTGAACTCAAATATGAGTATGCTGTCAATAAAGACTTAATGAGCAGTCTTGTTTTAACCACAGCGGAAAGAAGGGAAGCTGAAGAAAAAGGTATCAGCCATGACGAACATGATACAGAg AGTGATAATGGTGTGGGAAGCATACTCGTATTAGAGCAAAATGTACAAGAAGTAAAGCAGGAGTCTTCTCATCAGTTTAAA CCTTCCGAATTTACCAAGAAAATATGTGAAAAAACATTAACCGAAG TATATGAGTACAATATGAATGAATTTGATGAATGTGCTTCTGATACTTCAATGTCATCAAGAAACAATGACAAGGAGAAAG GTAAAAGTGTTGAAAACAATATAGCTGAAAATTGCATCGGTGAAAAATTATCAGCTTTAAAGGAAACAGATAAAATAATGGACTCAAATAAAACTACAAAGAAATTAGAAGAAGTATTAGTTACGGATG atAATACAAGCACTGATGAGGATGAATGTGAAGAATCAATGAGCATGAGCAGTCTTGAATTTCTCACAGAAGAAAGTTGCAGTGAAGCAGAGGAGGAAACTAAAGCAAACGAAGAAAATGATGCACATGAAAAG TCAACTACAAAAGAAAGTCAACCAGAGGAAGAATATACCTATTTTGATGAACCATATGCAAAA CCTCCACCAAACATTGAGAGTCGATGCAGAGAAGCACTGATGAGAG GTTTAGAGCAGTTTGCTACTGAAGACTTACCAGTAGGATTTGTAGATGAAATATTATCAAGACCTGGAGATTTGTTTAGTTTCTGGCAAGATCTGAAGGCAAATAACCAG TCATGTGAGCAATCTTCGTCCCAAGAATCCCTTGGCAATGGCAGTTGTCGAAACGAGAAAG TGAAActgcaaaaatatgaaaaaatgaacaaaacagaaaagttaaattgtttaaacaaAGATGGAACTTCTTCAAACAGTGATGACATCCAATCATCTGCACAT GAGTGTGGAAAATGTAACTGGGAGGCAGAATTGGATGCTCCAAGTACTAATAAACATCAAGTAAcagaaaattatcaaaaaatcaCTGACACTATTTGCAATGAAGCCTTGCAAGAAG CTTTAGATGTAAATACTGTACTGAATGAAGTCGATGATTTGCTTCCTTTCAACTTATCACACCCAAGAAATAATGCTGTCTACGAGACAG ATAATGACAACACTGATGGTGATAAATGTGAAGAAGAAGAAGTTGTGAGTGAAGAATCAATGAGCGTGAGCAGTCATGGATTGCTTAAAGAAGAAAGTTGCGGTGAAGCAGAGGAAGAATGCACCAACTATGAAGAACATGACACAAATGAAGAg CATCCAGCAAGTGTTGAGGAGCATTGCCAACATTCTTTAATGAAAG GTTTGGAGATATTCGCTAACGAAGACCTTCCTGATGATTTTGTGGAAGAGCTTTTAAGAAAACCTTCCGAGTTATTGAAGTTTTGCTACGACAGAGGAGTAAATATTCAG TCACAAGCATCTGACCAAGCTGCAAAGCCTTGCACTGAAGATAATGTTAATGACATTGGTCATCACTACCAAGAG TCATGCCAAGAATcaaataatttgaataatGCTGCTTCAAAGCAAG CTGATGTAAAAATGGATGACAATGTTAAGGAATATGATCAATTCTATCCTTTTGACGAATCCGTTGATGAAAATGGATATGAAGAGGAAG ATTTTGATGTCAGTGATATAGAGAGCGATGATGTCATCAGCAACTCGTCAATGAACATGAGTCTCATTAATTTTCTCACCGAAGAAAGTTGCACAGAAGATGAGGAAGGATCAACTTGTTGTGCAGATGTTAAAATATCTGAAGAA GCTTACAAAGCTTATGAAGAAGCATTGATGGAAG AACACCACAATAATGAGAATATTCCAGAAGAATGCACTAAGGAATTGAGACATGAATGCAATATGATCTCAATTGATCGTGCTGAAAACGGGAATGATTGTTTAACTAATTCAGATCAAAGTCAAATACCTGAAAATTCACATGAGGTTATTAGAAAAAAAG TTGACATGGACGAAAATCAAAGTGACCCCGAATGTGAGGAAGATGGCAGTGAAGACTCAATGAGTAGTCTTGTTTTTCTCAGAGAGGAAACTTGCAGTGAAGCTGAAGAAGAATGTGCCAGTCATGATGAACATGATTCAGATGCAAAT CCTTCAGAAATTACTGAAAAATCTCGAAAAGAAGCATTAATAAAAG AGCGTGCATCTACTTATTCCGGTAATGGATCAGAAAATGATCATGACAAAATCCAGGAACCAGATGCTAAAAATCAACGGATTAGTGATCAAA TGAGTACCAGTGGTGGAAGCATTCCTGACAAGTATAATTTTGAGAAAACACTTTCACCAAGTAAAACAGTACCAGATGTTACTGATGAGAACAAGACTCTTCAAAAG GAACCTAAAGAATCTGGTAAAATATTATCTGTCACAGAAAACGACTTAG CTGTTAAAGCATGTAATATGGATGAAAAAAGCAAGCCTAGAACTATGTCGGTACCTTACATGCTGAAAGATAATTCCGAGATTGATGATGGA aaatttcaaAGCATGAAAACCATTATCGATGCTGCTTTAAAAGAAG TTGGTAGTAATGATAGTACAGTACCATTCAAAAGAGTTTGCAGAAGGTCAGGTACAGAGAGCAGTATATCAGATGGAGTTTCCAGCCAGAAAGAAAATCAGTTTAGTAAACAGTCAGGATTAGATTGTCAG ACATTATCATCAGACTGTGGTTCTGGTCTATCCAACTACAGACAAGTTTTTTTGGAAATGAGAGACAAATATGAAGCACAGATTATGGAACAACAGCGACTTCTACAAGTGCACCAACTTATGGCAAAACAACTGCAACTAGCATTTGATGAGAAAAAAGAATTGCTATCCATTGTTAAAAGCTTGCATGAAAGAGTTGGCCAACTTGAAATGAAGATTACAAATAAATAG